A stretch of DNA from Agrobacterium cucumeris:
CTTCGAAGTGCAGAAGAACATCGTCCTGACCGGCCACATCGTTGACCACCTCAACACGGTGATCTCGAAGAACCTCTGGTCGCAGCTCTCCGATGACGACAAGAAAATCTTCACCGAAGTCATGCAGGAAGCCGCCGAGCGGACCACCAAGACCATCGATGAACGCGAGAAAAGCCTCGTCGAAGACTTCAAGAAGCGCGGCCTGACCGTTGCCGAAGTCGACAAGGCCGACTTCGAAAAGAACGTCATCGAAAAAGTGAAGTTCGAGGACTTCGGTTACGACAAGGCCGACTGGGAAGCCATTCGCGCCGTCAAGTGAGCCAAGATCCGGTGCGGCTTCTTTGCCGCACCGCCCTTTCTCTCCAGACGGGATATCTCAATGTCGCAGGAAATCCATACTCAGGTCACCCCTGAGGAACTCGCCCATACGTTCGATGAGGCGCCGCCCGAGGTCGATCTCAAGGTCTATTCATTCGAGGACTGGGTCACGCTCGGCCTTTTCTGGCTGATGACGGGCTGCGTGTTCCTTCAGTTCTTCACCCGCTACGTGCTCAACAACAGTTACGCCTGGACGGAAGAAATCGCCGTCAACTGCCTGATCGGCGTGGTGTTTTTAGGGTCGGTCATGTGCGTGCGTATGTCGCGCCACATTCAGGTGGATGTGCTTTATCACTATGTGCCGCCGCAGGTGGCCCGCGCCATGTCGATCCTTGTCGATGTGCTGCGCATCCTGTTCTTCGCCTACACGTCCTGGCTGATGTGGCGTTATCTGGAAATTGTCGCGGATGAGGAAATGGTCACCGTGGCGCTGCCGCGCAACATCGTTTTCTACACGGTTCTGGCGGCATTTGTCTTGATGTTCTTCCGGTCCGTGCAGGTGTTCATCGCCAATATGCAGCGCGGCTATTCCGTTCTGGAACGGCCCGAAGAATTCCAGAGCGCGGGGGATTGATCAGATGCTGCTTCTTATCGGCTCATTTCTTCTGCTGATGGTAATCGGCCTGCCGGTCGCCATTTCCATGGCCTCGGCGTCGCTGCTCTATATCGTGTTCTACAACGTCGCGCCTGATATCATCGCGGCGCAGCGCCTGATCGCCGGTGTGGAAAGCTTCCCGCTTCTGGCCGTTCCCTTCTTCATCCTTGCCGGCAATCTCATGAACACGGCAGGGGTGACCGGACGCATCTATTCCTTCGCCGTCGCACTGGTCGGCTGGATGAAGGGTGGTCTCGCGCAGGTCAACATCATCGGCTCGGTGATTTTTTCCGGCATGTCCGGCACAGCACTTGCCGATGCGGCCGGGATCGGCACCATCGAAATCAAGGCCATGAAGGACCACGGTTATCCGGTCGAAGCGGCCGTCGGCGTTACTGCCGCCTCCGCGACGCTCGGGCCGATCTTCCCGCCATCGCTGCCCTTCGTCATCTACGGCATGATGGCGAATGTCTCGATCGGCGCACTGTTCATGGCCGGCATCGTCCCGGGCGTCGTCATGACGCTGTTGATGATGATCACGGTTGCGGTCTTCGCTTATATCAAGGGCTGGGGCTCCGACACGCCGTTCAGCCTCAGAACCATCTTCGGCGCATCGATAGAAGTCTTCGTGGTGATGATGGTGCCGCTCGGCATCTATATCCTCACGGCATTCGGCCTGTCGCTCAACCTGTCGATCCTGATCGTGCTGGTCATCCTGCTCGCCTGCGACTGGTATTTCGACTTCTCCGCCGTGATGGCGCTGATGACGCCTGTCATCCTGATAGGCGGCATGACCATGGGCTGGTTCACGCCAACGGAAGCCGCCGTTGCCGCCGTTCTGTGGTCGCTGTTCCTCGGGCTCGTCCGTTACCGGACGATGACCTTCAAGACGCTGGCAAAATCGACCTTCGACACCATCGAAACGACCGCTTCGGTGCTCTTCATCGTCGCGGCGGCCTCCGTCTTCGCATGGCTGCTGACCGTCAGTCAGGCCGCACAGCTTCTGTCGGCGGCGATCCTGACGATCACCGACAGCAAGTGGATATTCCTCGTGCTGGTCAACCTCCTGATGCTGTTCGTCGGCTGCTTCCTCGATACGATCGCGGCGATCACCATCCTCGTGCCGATCCTGTTGCCGCTGGTGCTGCAATTCAATATCGACCCGGTGCATTTCGGCCTGATCATCACGCTCAACCTGATGATAGGGCTGCTGCATCCGCCGCTCGGCATGGTGCTGTTCGTGCTCTCGCGCGTGGCGAAACTCTCCGTCGAGCGCACCACCATCGCCATCCTGCCGTGGCTGGTGCCGCTGTTCGTGGCGCTGCTGCTGATCACCTTCATTCCGGCAATCACCTTGTGGCTGCCGACCGAAATGGGCCTGATCCGCTGACGCAAACATCATTGCCCGCGCGGTTCGCCGCGCGGGTTCATCCATAAAACACCCATAAATGAGGGCATCGTCATGCAGACACGCGTGGCACGTCTACACGGCGTTAAGGACATCCGCGTCGAAACCCAGGAGCTTGTGGCTCCCGGCCCCGGCGAAGTGCTGCTCACCATGGCGGCAGGCGGCATCTGCGGCTCCGATCTGCATTATTATCAGGATGGCGGTTTCGGCCCGGTGCGGGTGCGCGAGCCGATCATCTGCGGTCACGAGGCATCCGGCCATATCGCGGCTTTGGGCGCTGGCGCCAGCGGGCTCGCCATCGGCCAGCTCGTCGCTGTCAATCCGTCGCAGCCCTGCGGCCATTGCCAGTTCTGCCTGAAGGGCCAGCCGATCCATTGCCTCGAGATGCGCTTCATGGGCAGTGCCATGCGCCTGCCACATGAGCAGGGCATGTTCCGCGACCGGCTGGTGGTTCCGGCAAAACAATGCGCAACATTTTCAGACGCGACCTCGCCCGCCGAGGCCGCCTGCACCGAACCGCTCGCCGTCTGCCTGCATGCAGTTGCCCAGGCCGGCGATCTGACAGGTGCGAAGGTGCTGGTCACCGGCGCCGGTCCCATCGGCCTTCTGACCATTGCCGCCGCCCGCCATGCCGGCGCCGGCACCATCGTCGCCACCGATCTCACCGATGCCGCGCTGGAACGCGCACCCGCGATGGGTGCCGACCGCACCATCAATGTCGCGAAGGACGCGGAGGCGCTTTTGCCCTATCAGGACAACAAAGGTTATTTCGACGTCATTTTCGATTGCTCCGCCGCCGGCCCCGCCCTTCGAACCGCCTTTGCCTGCGTGCGCCCGCGCGGCACCATCGTACAGGTGGGCGTCACCGGCGACATCACCATTCCGCTCAATGCATTGGTGGGCAAGGAAATCCTCTGGCGCGGCTCGCAGCGTTTCCATGATGAATTCGCCATCGCCGCCGGGCTTATCTCCACGCACGGGATCGATGTGCGGCCGATCATTTCCCACAGCTTCCCGCTTGGCGAGGCGAAAGCGGCCTTTGAACAGGCCGGAGACCGCTCCGCCGCCTGCAAGGTGCAACTGACATTTTCAGCAGACTGATATTTGAGGATTTAAGATGAGACATACATGGCGCTGGTTCGGCCCAGTCGACAAGGTCACGGTTCAGGATGCGGCTCAGGCGGGTGCGGAAGGCATCGTCAGCGCGTTGCACCACATCGCCACCGGTGACGTCTGGCCGGTGGACGAAATCACCAAACGGCATGAGGCGATCAGGGCCGGCGGGCTTTATTGGGACGTGGTTGAAAGCGTACCCGTCTCCGAAGATATCAAGACCCAGACCGGGGATTGGAAAAATCACATCGCCAACTGGCAGGAAACCCTGCGCCGCCTCTCCGCCTCCGGCATCCGTACCGTCTGCTATAATTTCATGCCGGTGCTGGACTGGACCCGCACCGACCTTCGCTGGGAAACCAGACACGGCGCAAAGGCGATGCGCTTCGATCTTCCCGATTTCGCCGCCTTCGACATTCATATTCTGAAACGCCCGGACGCCAGGGCCGACTATCCGGACTGGCTGCTGGAGGAAGCGGCAAAACGCTTCGCCGAGATGCCGGATACAAAAATCACCGCGCTCGGGCGCAATATCGGCGCTGGCCTGCCCGGCTCGGCGGATGGTTATACGCTCGCCCAGCTGCTCGAAAAACTGCGCTCCTATCACGGCGTCAACCGTGAAAGGCTGCAGCAGAACCTGATCGACTTTCTCTCCGAGGTGACACCGGTTGCCGAGGAAGTGGGCATCAACATCTGCGCCCATGGTGATGATCCGCCTTGGCCGCTGCTCGGCCTGCCGCGTATTCTTTCAACGGAAGACGACTACGCCCATATGCTGTCGCAGGTCGACAGCCGCGCCAATGGCGTGACGCTCTGCACCGGCTCGCTTGGCGCTCGGGCGGATAACGACCTGCCCTTCATCGCCAGCCGTTTTGCCGATCGCATCCATTTCGTGCATCTGCGCAATGTGACGCGTGACACCGATACCGTGCCCTGCTCCTTCTTCGAGGACGAACATCTGGAAGGCGGCACCGACATGGTCGCCGTCATCGCCGCACTTCTGTCGGAGGAAACCCGCCGTCGCGCCGAAGGCCGTGAAGACCACACCATTCCGATGCGTCCCGACCACGGACAGGAAATCCTCGACGACCTGACGCGGGGCGCGCAGCCCGGTTATCCCGCCATCGGCCGCCTTAAGGGGCTAGCGGAGCTGCGCGGCATCGAACGCACCCTGTCGCATGGCCGTTTCGGGCTGGGAACGAGCGCCGAATGAGTTCCTTAGTCCGTCATCACGGCCTTGAGTCGGAATGACGGATCAGAGAACCTGCGGTCAATCGTGCCCTGAGCTGGAGATAGGAAAGAGCGGCCAGCCCACCGGCTATGGCGCCGGCGGCTTTCACCGCGGCGTCCATCAGATGCGGATGCCGTGTGGGCGACAAAAACTGCAGCGCCTCGATACCAAAAGCCGCAGTGACGCCCGCAACGATGACGGCGAGCCAGTGGCGCGGATAGGCAAACACGAAGGCGGCCGAGCAGAAGGCGAAGGCGGCGGCACGGTCTATCCCCACCGTCGTCAGCGTGTGAGGCCGAAAGCCGATGGGACAGATTGTAACGATCACGATCAGCAGAAAAACCGACCAGGCGATGTATTTCGGAAGTCTATTTGTCATCATGACGTCATATAAAACGCCGTGCGCGTAAACGGAAGCGGGTGTTTTTCACGTCTCGCCCAATTAATCACACTTTTTGGTCAAATAGTTGAGAAACCGCCTTTCGCTCAGGCCCCGCACGGGCTAAGGCAGAAGGCAACCGGGCGAGGATCGCGGCTGATGGCGTTTGTGCTGTCGCCTTTCGGTCCATGTCGCGGTGTCGGGTGGATTTTCCACGCAGGATCAGATTTTCAGGGAAGAGCACAATGAGTTTCAAGCCGCACGGCAAACATCTGGTTGCAGGAGAATGGGTCGCAACGGAAGCAAAATTCCGCAGCGAGCCTGCACATGGCGAGGCTTTCGATTTTTCGGTCGGCACGGTCGATCTGGTGAACAAGGCTGCGGAAGCTGCTGAAGAAGCCTTCTGGAGCTACGGCTACACCACCCGCGAAGAGCGCGCCGCATTCCTCGACACCATCGCCGATGAGATCGAAGCGCGCGCCGACGCCATAACCGAAATCGGCTCGTCCGAGACCGGCCTGCCCGCCGGACGCCTGCAGGGCGAACGTGGCCGCACCGTTGGCCAGCTCCGCCTTTTCGCCTCGCATATCCGCAAGGGTGACTATCTCGACCGCCGCCACGACGAAGCGCTGCCGGATCGCCAGCCGCTGCCGCGCCCGGATATCCGCCTGATGCAGCGCCCGATCGGCCCCGTCGCCGTCTTCGGCGCGTCGAACTTCCCGCTCGCCTTCTCCACGGCCGGTGGTGACACCGCTGCTGCTCTGGCCGCCGGCTGCCCCGTCGTCGTCAAGGGCCATTCCGCCCATCCCGGCACCGGCGAAATCGTTGCGGAAGCCGTTCTTGCCGCCGTCAAGAAGCACAATCTGCATCCAGGCGTCTTCTCGCTGATCCAGGGCGGCCGCCGCGATGTCGGTTCCGCGCTCGTGCAGCATCCGCGCATCAAGGCGGTCGGTTTCACCGGTTCGCTCGCCGGCGGCCGCGCGCTGTTCGATCTCTGCGCCCAGCGCCCCGAGCCGATCCCCTTCTTCGGCGAACTCGGTTCCGTGAACCCGATGTTCCTGCTGCCGGAAGCCGTTTCCGCCCGTGGCGAGGCCATCGCCAAGGGCTGGGCCGGTTCGCTGACCATGGGTGCGGGCCAGTTCTGCACCAATCCCGGCATCGCCGTCATTCTCTCCGAGCAGGCGGATGCGGTTGCTGAAACCGCGCGTGCCGCGCTTTCCGAAGTCGGCCCGCAGGTCATGCTGACGGATGGTATCGCTTCTGCCTATCGTGACGGCCGCGACCGTATCGCCGCCGGCAACGGCGTGCGCGACGTGCTGACCACCACCTGCAATCTGCGCAATGCAACGCCTTATCTGTACCGGGTGTCCGGCAAGGACTGGGTTGCCAACCACGCTCTTGCCGAAGAAGTCTTCGGACCGCTCGGCCTCATCGTGACGGTCGATAGCCCGGAAGAAATGCTGGAAGTGGCAAAGAGCTTCGAAGGCCAGCTGACCGCAACCCTGCATCTGGATGCCGGCGACGCCGAGCTTGGCCGCAAGCTGCTGCCGATCCTGGAGCGCAAGGCCGGCCGCGTTCTCGCCAACGGTTTCCCGACCGGCGTGGAAGTCTCCGAAGCCATGGTTCATGGCGGCCCTTACCCGGCATCGACGAACTTCGGCGCAACCTCTGTTGGCACCATGTCGATCCGCCGCTTCATGCGTCCGGTTTCCTATCAGAACATTCCTTCGGACGTTCTGCCTGACGATATCCGCTAAAACTGATGGAGGCAGGCGCAGCGCTGCGCCTGCCTTTTTTATTCGGCTTTACCGCCCTTCGGGAAATACGGCCTGACGCTGAAGCGTCACCCGCCTCCCCTTCTCCCGTCTCACGGTCCCCATCCAGATTTTTCCGTACCAAGACGTCGGCATCGGTTGACATCGCCCCCGCACGTAATGCTAATACGCAATCTCGTAACGTAATAACATTACAATCATCCTTCAGAACCGATACCGGTTCTTATCCGCACGGGGATGATAACGTCTGGAAGGAACACCATGAGATTTTCCCTTCAACAGCACCTTGGCATGAGCGCGCTTGCCACGTGCCTTGCCCTCACCCTGCCGCTCGCCTCTGGCGTGGCGCAGGCGGAAGAAAGCGGCGACAGCGTCAAGGAATGGCGTCTCTTCATTGCCGATCACACCCAGCCGGTGGTGCGCGCGATCAATTTCGAAACCGGTAAGGAACTCGGACGCTACGACCTGAAGGGCTATGCGGCGCTGACTGCCAGCGCCTCCGGCAAGACTGTTTTCGCCACACAGTCAGATTCAGATATCGTGCATGTGATCAAGACCGGCATCGTCTTTTCCGACCACGGTGAACACCGCGATCTGGATGTGGAAGATACGGCGCTGCTGCCCGTTACCTTCGAAGGCAAACGCCCGTTCCACGTCGTGCCGCATGATGATCATGCCATCCTGTTCTACGACCGTGGTGGCAAGGCTGAAATCATCGACGAGGCTGCCCTGCTGGATGGCAAGGCAAAGGTCCGCACTGTCGATACGACCGCCCCGCATCACGGCGTGGCAGTGACGATGGGCCGTTACGTTCTGGTATCCGTACCCAACACGCAGATCGAAACCAAACCCGACACGCTGCCGCCCCGCATCGGGTTGCGCGTTCTTGACAGGGAAGGCAAGCAGGTTGGTGAACAGGCGACATGCACCGATCTGCATGGCGAGGCGACATCCGCACGGCTTGCGGCTTTTGGCTGCAAGGAAGGCATTCTCGTTGCCCGGCCGGGCGGCACGGATGGCCCGAAGCTCGAAATGCTGGCCTATCCAGAAGATTTTCCGAAAGCCTATACCGGTACACTGCTCGGCGGCAAATCCATGCAGTTTTTCCTTGGAAACTACGGTGAAGACAAGGTCGTCCTGATCGATCCTGACAGCAAGGACGCTTTCCGTCTGGTGGAGTTGCCGACCCGGCGCGTCGATTTCATCCTCGACCCCGCCAATCCGCGCAATGCCTATATCCTGACGGAAGATGGCGACCTGCATGTGCTTGACGTGCTGGAAGGCGCCATCACCCGCAAGGCGAAGGTCACCGAACCCTACAGCAAGGATGGCCATTGGCGCGATCCGCGTCCGCGTCTCGCCGTTGCCGACGGGCAGGTGGCAATTTCCGATCCGCGCCATTCGCTGGTGCGCGTGGTGGATGCGGAAAGCCTGAAGGAAACCCGCACGCTTGCGGTGGAAGGCCAGCCCTACTCCATCGTTGCCGTTGGCGGCTCCGGCGCTTCGCACTGATACCGAACAAAAGAAACCCCGTGCGCCCGAAGGACGCACGGGGTTTCCTGATTTTGATGGGCCGTATTATCAGGCCGACTGCACAGCCTGTATCTTCTCGATGCCGCCAACAATGCCGGAGAAATCCTGCCAGACGCCCTGCGCGCCCTTGCGCCATTCGTCCAGCGCTTCCGGCTGCAGCACCTTGCCGCCCTTCGAAAGCGCAAGCTCGACGGACTTTACTTCGTCCTCGACGATCAGCTGGTTGAAATACTGCGCGCCTTCGCTCGATGCTTCAAGGAGAACATTCTTCTCTTCGTCGTCCAGCTGGTTCCAGAAGGTCGCACCGTAATAGACGACGCCTGAAGCCCAGATGTGGCCGGTTTCCGTCAGATAGGGCACGACCTCGTAAAGCTTGAAGCCGGCATAAGCGGACTTGGTGAGATCCATGGCATCAGCCACGCCGGTTGCCAGCGCATTATAGGTCTCGGTGATCGGAATACCGACCGGGGTGGTGCCGAAGGCGCTCCACAGCTTGGTGTGCAGCGGGCTCTGGATGACGCGGATCTTCTTGCCTTCCAGCTGCTCCGGCCGGGTGACCGGCTCCTTAGTCAGAAGATGGCGTGCGCCGTAATTGATGAAATCGGCAGCGATGAATTGCTGGGCGGCGAGCTTCGTCTTCAGATCAGCGCCAGTCTCACCCGTCACCACCTTGCGCACATGGTCGGTATCGCGAAACAGGAAAGGCAGATCGAGGATCTGCAGTTCCGGCACCCAGCCGGAGAGCGAGGAGACTGTCGAAAGGCTCGCCTGAACCGAGCCCAGGCGGATATTTTCCGCCACTTCCTTTTCACCGCCCAGCGCACCGCTCTTGACGATGTTGAAACGGAAACGGCCGGGCAGCTTCGCCTCCACCAGCTCGCTGATCTTCACCCAGATTTTCGTCTCGGGCTTGTCATCGGCAAACAGCGAGGCAACGGTGAGGCTGCGGGTTCTGGCATTTGCCGTGCGCACGAAGGCGGGGGCGGCGAGCGTTGCGGCGCCGATGGCGGAGAGTTTGAGGAGATTGCGGCGATCGATAATAGTCATGACTGAAACCCCAAATTTAGAAGAAAATGGCCCAGGCGCACAAAATGGCGAGGGAAACGAGAAGCGAGACGAGATAGGGAACGACGGCCCGGAAAAGTGCTGTCGCCGGAATGCGGGTGACGCCGCTGACCACGAAGATCAGCATGCCGAGCGGCGGTGTCAGGCCATGGATCATCAGATTGACCACGAGAATGACGCCGAAATGGATGGGATCAATGCCGGCCGCCACGGCAGCGGGCAGCAGGATCGGCCCGAACAGCAGGATGGCAGCACCAATATCCAGCACCAGACCAACCACGAGCAGGATGAGGTTGGAGAGCAGGAGCACCGCGATCTTGCTGCCGCCCAGAAGCGTCACAAAATCGGTGACGAGGCCGGAGACATTATCCACCGCCAGCAGGAAGGCGAAAGGCCCCGCCGTGCCGATCAGAAGACCGATGGCCGCCGCCTCACCCGCCGACTGGCGGAAGGTCGCGAAAATGCGGCCCGCGCCCAGCCGGTAACCGAAACCGAGAAACAGCGTGTAGAGAGCGGCAAGGGCCGCAGCTTCCGTGGTGGTGACAACACCGATGCGGATGCCGACCACCACGATGACGCCAAGCCCGAAGGCAGGTATCGCGGCCACGGCCGAACGCCAGCGTTCGCTGCCTGTCGCCCGCGGCAGGGTATCGACGCTGCGCACGCTGAGATGGATCGCCACCGCAAGGCAGATTGCCATAAGTCCGCCCGCGAAGAAGCCACCGACCAGCAACGAGCCGACCGACAGATTGGTGGCCGTTGCGAGGATGAGAAAGGCGATGGAAGGCGGAATGACATTGTCCAGCACCGAGGTAGCGGCAATGATCGCGCCCGCCTGCGCCGGCGGATAGCCGTGCTTCACCAGTTCCGGCTGGAAGGTGGAAGCCCCGAAGGCGGCATTGGCGACCGAGGAGCCGGATGCGCCGGAAAACAGCACGCTGGTCAGAAGCGTCGTCTGCGCCAGCCCTGCCCGCCGGTGGCCGACCATGGAGGCGGCAAAACGAACCAGCTGGTTGGCGACGCCCGATTCCGTCAGCAGGCTTCCGGCCAGCAGGAAGAAGGGAATGGCCAGCAGCAGGAATTTCGACATGCCCGTCACCGTCGAGGACACGATGGCCGGCTCTGGCAAGGTGCTGCCGAAGGCGATCGCCACATAGGCAGCGGCAAGGAAGGCATGGGCAAGCGGTGCGGCCAGAACCAGTCCCACGGCCGCCGTCAGCGCCAGAAACAGGCTCGGCGGCAGGCTCGTATCGACAAACAGTTCCGGCAGGCCGACATAAGAAACCACCGCGATGGCGACGGAAAGCAGAACGGCAAGCGCCTTGCCTTCACCGACCCGTTGAAGCGCCAGATAGACAAAGATCAGCGCGCCGCCTGCACCGAGAAAACCGAAGCGCACCCATTCCGGCAGACCGAGCGTTGGCGATGTGCCACCCAGCATGGCCGCAATTTCCACCCCGCCGAAAGCGAGGATGAGGGCTGCGACGAAGGAAAAGGCATCGGCCAGAACTTCGGTTGCGGCATGAAAGCGTTCCGGCAGGAAGCGCACGAATACATCCAGCCGCATGGCCAGAGCGCTCTTGAGGCTGAGCGGCGCGCCGACTGCGATCATCGCCACATTGAGCCAGATGCCCAGATCTTCCGCCCCGATGAAACCGGTATGGAACAGATATCGCAGGGCGACATTGACCAGCACCACCACAAGAAGCGTTGCAAGGATGGCTGCGGCAATCGCGCCCAGCGCCTTGTCCAGAACGGCAAGCGCCCGTTCGGCCACGCGTTGTGGACCGAAGCGCCGTTGCGCGATTGTTGTTGCCGGACTTGCCGTCATGTTGTTCTTCTCCACTCCCGCACCATGCTCAGGAGGCCTTGGCCGAGAGGTCGCGGTCGAACAGGGTCGACCAGGTGAATTGTTTCGCCGCTGACACTTCCCGCGATACATCGAGGCGTGGCAGAACCTTTTCGCCGAAGCGGAAGGCTTCCTCCAGCAATGGCATGCCCGAGAGGATAAAGGTGTTCACGCCCGCCTTCTTATAGGCCTCCAGCGTGCGGATGACAGTATCCGGCGAACCGACAATCGCGGTTCCCGGGCCCGGACGGACAAGCCCGATGCCGGCCCAGAGATTGGGGGCGATTTCCAGATCGCGCAGGTTTTCCGGTTTCTGCCCGCCATGCATCGCCGTCATGCGCTGCTGGCCGACGGAATCGGTCTTGCCGACAAAACGCTGGTTGGCGGCAATCGCACGCTCATCCATGCGCCCGTAAAGGTCGGCGGCGGCGGCCCAGGCCTCTTCATCGGTGTCACGCACGATGACATAGAGCCGAATGCCATATTCCAGTTCGCGGCCAAGCTGTTCCGCCCGCGCCTTGACGAGATCGACCTTCGCGCCGATCTGATCGGGCGTTTCACCCCAGGAGAGATAGGTCTCGACATGTTTGGCGGCAACATCGATGGCCTTGTCCGAAGAACCGCCGAACCACAAGGGCGGCGGTTCTATGCCCTGCCCCACCGGCAGCGCGAGTTTAGCACCCTCGGTCTGGAAATGCCGCCCCTTGAAATCCACCGTCTCGCCGGCGAAAAGCCGGTGCCAGATCTGCAGATATTCATCCGCCATGTCGTAACGCTCATCATGCGGCATGGTCATGCCGTAAGCGCCGAGCATCTTCGCATCGCCAGAGACGACATTGATCAGCAGGCGGCCGCGCGAAAACTCCTGGAGCGTCGCCGCCATCTTGGCAAGCAGCGTCGGCGCAATCAGGCCCGGATGGATGGCAACCAGCAGTTTAAGCCGCTCGGTATGGGAGAGCAGTGCGCCCGCCAGAACCCAGACATCATGCGCGCCGGTGGCAAACAGCGCGCCGGTATAACCCAGCTGATCGTAAGCCAGCGCCAGCTGCTTGTAATAACCGAGATCGACCTTGCGGGAGCCTTCCGGCTGCCAGGGATAAGCGCCATCGGGTGCGCACATGTACCAGAAAACATTCATCTGTCACCTCCGACGCTGGCTGATTGCGGGGCCGGGTTTTGCCCGGTCTGAACCGGTAAAGAGAAATGGCCGTGCCTGTAAAGCGTATCGGCCTCCTCCTGCTGTTCGGCAAGGATATTTTCAGCGGCGGGCACCACGGAAAGATCGCGTGAGCGCAGCACCTTCGCCCAGGATGCCGCATCACCCTCACTGCCCGGTTCGGCGGCAAGCAGCGCCGCAGCCGTGTCGATATCCGCCATGACGGCCCGGCCGACGCGGTCCAGTTCGGCCGCAATCGCCTGTCGTGTCTCCTGCGCTATATTGTGACGCGCCAGCGTCCAGAACAGCGATCGGTTGGGAATGGTTGAACCGCAGCGGACCAGAAGGCTGATCTCCTCATGGGTCAGGGCCTTTTCCAGCCGTGGCGACATCGTTACCCAGGCATCGACACGGCCTTCCACGAGGTCGAGCAGGCTGTCGCTGTCACCGCTTTCAATCCGCGTCACATCCGAAAGACCAAGACCGGCCCCTTCCAGGCTACGGGCCAGAAGATAGGTGTGAAACGATCCGTCGATCAGCGATATGCGCTTTCCCGAGAGATCAGCGGCAGAACGGATCGGGCTGTCGCGCCGCACGAGGATCGCGCCATTGGCGGGCCTCGG
This window harbors:
- a CDS encoding TRAP transporter small permease, encoding MSQEIHTQVTPEELAHTFDEAPPEVDLKVYSFEDWVTLGLFWLMTGCVFLQFFTRYVLNNSYAWTEEIAVNCLIGVVFLGSVMCVRMSRHIQVDVLYHYVPPQVARAMSILVDVLRILFFAYTSWLMWRYLEIVADEEMVTVALPRNIVFYTVLAAFVLMFFRSVQVFIANMQRGYSVLERPEEFQSAGD
- a CDS encoding TRAP transporter large permease; translation: MLLLIGSFLLLMVIGLPVAISMASASLLYIVFYNVAPDIIAAQRLIAGVESFPLLAVPFFILAGNLMNTAGVTGRIYSFAVALVGWMKGGLAQVNIIGSVIFSGMSGTALADAAGIGTIEIKAMKDHGYPVEAAVGVTAASATLGPIFPPSLPFVIYGMMANVSIGALFMAGIVPGVVMTLLMMITVAVFAYIKGWGSDTPFSLRTIFGASIEVFVVMMVPLGIYILTAFGLSLNLSILIVLVILLACDWYFDFSAVMALMTPVILIGGMTMGWFTPTEAAVAAVLWSLFLGLVRYRTMTFKTLAKSTFDTIETTASVLFIVAAASVFAWLLTVSQAAQLLSAAILTITDSKWIFLVLVNLLMLFVGCFLDTIAAITILVPILLPLVLQFNIDPVHFGLIITLNLMIGLLHPPLGMVLFVLSRVAKLSVERTTIAILPWLVPLFVALLLITFIPAITLWLPTEMGLIR
- a CDS encoding L-idonate 5-dehydrogenase; the protein is MQTRVARLHGVKDIRVETQELVAPGPGEVLLTMAAGGICGSDLHYYQDGGFGPVRVREPIICGHEASGHIAALGAGASGLAIGQLVAVNPSQPCGHCQFCLKGQPIHCLEMRFMGSAMRLPHEQGMFRDRLVVPAKQCATFSDATSPAEAACTEPLAVCLHAVAQAGDLTGAKVLVTGAGPIGLLTIAAARHAGAGTIVATDLTDAALERAPAMGADRTINVAKDAEALLPYQDNKGYFDVIFDCSAAGPALRTAFACVRPRGTIVQVGVTGDITIPLNALVGKEILWRGSQRFHDEFAIAAGLISTHGIDVRPIISHSFPLGEAKAAFEQAGDRSAACKVQLTFSAD
- the uxuA gene encoding mannonate dehydratase; this encodes MRHTWRWFGPVDKVTVQDAAQAGAEGIVSALHHIATGDVWPVDEITKRHEAIRAGGLYWDVVESVPVSEDIKTQTGDWKNHIANWQETLRRLSASGIRTVCYNFMPVLDWTRTDLRWETRHGAKAMRFDLPDFAAFDIHILKRPDARADYPDWLLEEAAKRFAEMPDTKITALGRNIGAGLPGSADGYTLAQLLEKLRSYHGVNRERLQQNLIDFLSEVTPVAEEVGINICAHGDDPPWPLLGLPRILSTEDDYAHMLSQVDSRANGVTLCTGSLGARADNDLPFIASRFADRIHFVHLRNVTRDTDTVPCSFFEDEHLEGGTDMVAVIAALLSEETRRRAEGREDHTIPMRPDHGQEILDDLTRGAQPGYPAIGRLKGLAELRGIERTLSHGRFGLGTSAE
- a CDS encoding antibiotic resistance protein VanZ — translated: MTNRLPKYIAWSVFLLIVIVTICPIGFRPHTLTTVGIDRAAAFAFCSAAFVFAYPRHWLAVIVAGVTAAFGIEALQFLSPTRHPHLMDAAVKAAGAIAGGLAALSYLQLRARLTAGSLIRHSDSRP
- a CDS encoding aldehyde dehydrogenase (NADP(+)), translating into MSFKPHGKHLVAGEWVATEAKFRSEPAHGEAFDFSVGTVDLVNKAAEAAEEAFWSYGYTTREERAAFLDTIADEIEARADAITEIGSSETGLPAGRLQGERGRTVGQLRLFASHIRKGDYLDRRHDEALPDRQPLPRPDIRLMQRPIGPVAVFGASNFPLAFSTAGGDTAAALAAGCPVVVKGHSAHPGTGEIVAEAVLAAVKKHNLHPGVFSLIQGGRRDVGSALVQHPRIKAVGFTGSLAGGRALFDLCAQRPEPIPFFGELGSVNPMFLLPEAVSARGEAIAKGWAGSLTMGAGQFCTNPGIAVILSEQADAVAETARAALSEVGPQVMLTDGIASAYRDGRDRIAAGNGVRDVLTTTCNLRNATPYLYRVSGKDWVANHALAEEVFGPLGLIVTVDSPEEMLEVAKSFEGQLTATLHLDAGDAELGRKLLPILERKAGRVLANGFPTGVEVSEAMVHGGPYPASTNFGATSVGTMSIRRFMRPVSYQNIPSDVLPDDIR
- the aztD gene encoding zinc metallochaperone AztD, with product MRFSLQQHLGMSALATCLALTLPLASGVAQAEESGDSVKEWRLFIADHTQPVVRAINFETGKELGRYDLKGYAALTASASGKTVFATQSDSDIVHVIKTGIVFSDHGEHRDLDVEDTALLPVTFEGKRPFHVVPHDDHAILFYDRGGKAEIIDEAALLDGKAKVRTVDTTAPHHGVAVTMGRYVLVSVPNTQIETKPDTLPPRIGLRVLDREGKQVGEQATCTDLHGEATSARLAAFGCKEGILVARPGGTDGPKLEMLAYPEDFPKAYTGTLLGGKSMQFFLGNYGEDKVVLIDPDSKDAFRLVELPTRRVDFILDPANPRNAYILTEDGDLHVLDVLEGAITRKAKVTEPYSKDGHWRDPRPRLAVADGQVAISDPRHSLVRVVDAESLKETRTLAVEGQPYSIVAVGGSGASH